GCACATCTTGCCTTTCTCCCAATTGTCTGGagtttcaaatatttcatcACATGCTAAAGACACAGCACATCTCCAAAACTCTAACTAAAGACTAACACACACAAGATTTGATTCATTCTCCCACAGACAGAGAATTTTTCTGGGCTGGTCTAAAATGTTTCGATCTCTTCACGTTGTTTTCCATTTAAGCTTTGTTTTTCAACCCCATTTatctggggagggaaaagcaagcagccctctcctcctgcttgcTGAGCTCTCATGAATGTGCTCTCCACAACTGTTCTGGGGGCAAAAGCTGTGATTTCTTGTAAATTAGTGCTGAATAAAGCTGAGGTTTCtgcaggatggatggatggatggatgctgtggtgctgggaaagggaattcaccccacaggctgtgctgagggagggaaggagccagagctgggcttATTCCACACCTCAGCATCAGTTCTTGCTTCACCTACTGCAGCACCTGCTAGCAGCCACCCCACAGGaaagaagggaataaaaatCCCTGGGTAGTGTCTCCCACTGAGTAAATCCAAGTTAACAGCAGGGGCTGTAGCATTGCCCCTGCGGAATTCAGAGTCCAGAGGGAattccctgcagggcagcctggaaGGGAAGTGTCCTTCCCCAAGGCAGGGTCCAGGACTGCCAGCACTGGGAGTGGGGATCCAAACCCTTTCCCTGAGTCAGGAACATCCTTACCTGCCCATGGAAAGCTGAACTCTCCTACAGAGGCAGATGTGGAACCAAAACAACTGCTCAGAAAAGCACGAAAACCCAGAGAGCTGCCccttgcagctccaggctctctGTCCCATCCCTTTTCCCATGAGACACACACAGGGCAAAAAATACTCGGAGTTTTCCAGACCAGATCCCACCCTGTCCCCGAGGACCTGCTCGGGCctcacaccagcactgctgccattccaaggtccctcccagccttgGGAATCCAAATCTGAGGggaagctgaagagagaaaaagcccAGAAGGCACCAAACCAAGAGGCCCAGTCTGGGAACTATCAGCTCTTTTATTAGCCCATGTAAAAGTTGGAaaagcacctgcagcagctccttccaatAAACACCCATCTGGACAGCTACAGTACAATATATACAGATCAGAATTCCAGAGGGAACACCTGGGAATTCTGGCCGAAGGTCTCCAAGAAGCAGCAATGCAGTCCATGCAATTAAAACTCCATAAATTATTCCCCAACATCTGCTGTGAGTCTGTACACAATATACAAAGAGCTCTCGTCCAATCCTCACGGAAAAGTCTTCCCACAAGAACTGCTGCCAGCAAAGGCCACGGGGCAAAGCCGGGGAGGCTCTGCAGTCTCTCTCCTGTACAAGCACAATTCCCTCTCAGCTCGAGTCGTacaaaaatacatggaaaaatagATCCAGTACAAatcccaggctcctgctggaagGAACGGAGCCCAGCTCGCCTCGGCCGCGCTGCCGGggctcccaggggagcagcaggggcaggagggggcagagctggcagctgcagctctcgGCCCCCTCTCAGAAGAGGCTGCAGCACTAAGAACACTTTggatgtgaaaaaataatttaatgactCTGTCGGTTTGGTTTGTCACAGTCTCTGCTATTGCACAGCTCGGGCGGGTTTTCCCTCGCGGCCCGAAAGAAGGATGCATAGCAATCCCAGAGGAACACCTCTGCCAGGGAGAACAGCCCACGCGGCTGAGGGGGCTGGCaaaagggaaaggcaaaaaaaaggcaaggaaaaagggaaataaagaaaggaaaaaaaaaaaaggcaaggaaaaagggaaaaaaagaaaggaaaaaaaaaaggcaaggaaaaagggaaaaaaagaaaggaaaaaaaaaaggcaaaaaaaagaaaggcaaaggaaaaaaaaaaggcaaagcaagggaaaagaaataaaaaggcaaggcaagtgggaaaaaaaggaacacaacataaaggaaatcaaaaaggaaaacaaaggaaaaaaagaaaaaaaaaggaaaaaaaaaggaaaaaaaaaggaaaaaaaaaggaaaaaaaaggaaaaaaaaggaaaaaaaaggaaaaaaattgaaaaaaggaaaaaaaagtaaaaaaaaaagaaaaaaaaggaaaaaaaaaggaaaaaaatggaaaaaaggaaaaaaaaggaaaaaaaatggaaaaaaggaaaaaaaaggaaaaaaaaaggaaaaaaaaggaaaaaaaaggaaaaaaaaggaaaaaaaggaaaaaaaggaaaaaaggaaaaaaagggaaaaaaaagggaaaaaaagggaaaaaaaaggaaaaaaaaaaggaaaaaaaaggaaaaaaaaaaaggaaaaaaaaaggaaaaaaaaaaaaaaaaggaaaaaaaggaaaaaaaggaaaaaaaggaaaaaaaaaggaaaaaaaaggaaaaaaaaggaaaaaaagaaaaaaaaaaggaaaaaaaaagaaaaaaaaaggaaaaaaaaggaaaaaaaaggggaaaaaaaaaagaaaaaaaaagggaaaaaaaggaaaaaaaggataataaaTTCCTGAAGCTGTTCAAAATGTCCTATAGcccaaaaagcagaaggatTAGGTGAGCAGTAAGGACAAGAAGTGGGGGGAGCGCTGGAGCCCAGTCCTCCTCACAGGGCAGGGCTCGGCTACTCGGGGccctgctggggagggcagtgcCCGCGGGCCTGCAGCGTCCTGGTGATGCACGAGGCCAtccccagcagcttctcctgcacctccaggagctgcctgcccgAGTAGCCCTGGAGATCCTcggagctcagctgggctgccagggcctgcaCCTGCCCCAGGAGATCCACGGGGGGCTgctcgctgctgctgcccgtGTCCACCAAGTctgaaaggagggaaaggagacgATGCAGGAAAATCCGAGCAGAATTCCAGCTGGTTTTGTACAAAATCCcatctctgagcagcctgcaaTGGATTTATTCCATGGGAAACATTCCCAGCAAGGCACTGCACCCTGCCCTTCCTCGGGGTGAGTTCTGCAGGGTTTGGTCACAACTGGAGGAATTAAACTAAACCCAAAACtaaacccaaaataaaacccaaaaggaTGAGGTGCTCCCACCAGGAGAGAATGGAGACAGGACAGCAGAACCCTCCAAATCCAAAGCAAAAAGCCACCAGCAGGTACCTGCTGCAAGTTTTTCCTCATCTCCACTCAGAGATTTCTCCTCCACATCATTTCCAGGCTTCTCAGCATCTTCCAGCACTGTGCTTTCCTCGAACACTCGAGATTTCACCTGGGCATTTTTTGGggagagaaaacattttcagattgaaaacaaaaaataaaaaattacaggGTGAGATATATTTTAGCCTCATAATAAATCCAAGCAGTTTTCCTGTTAATAATAACAGTTTAACCAAGGCATCTGTATCTCCAATTCCTGGTactgaggcaggcagggattaggttttaaaatgctgtttttaatgaaggaaaaaatgcagcattcctgctgcagcaaatGAGATCAATATTGGCTTCCTGGGTGCTAAAATTCAGCTTTACCTGCTGCTCGTGGTATCCCTTCAGAGCTCTTTTGACATTGGAGACTTTGGGGGAGCGGATGGGGAGGGTTTTGATCTCCAGGGCTGTCAGAGTGCTCAGGTCTCCCACGGTCTTGATGTTCTTGGCTCGGATGAGCTGCCCCAggcccctggcactgcagcagggcagggaaaatggGTTATTGGTACACAGCCAGGGAATATCCCGAGCTGCAGGGGACCCACAGGATCATCACACCAACTCCCCAACCCTGGGGAGCTTTTCACTCATCCATAAAGTACCTGAGGAACGCCACGACAGTCAAGTCTCTTCCTCACCCAACCAACCCCAATCCCTTCCAAGAATTCTGGCTCAAATCGGGGATTGGCAGGCTCAGTTAGAGCTCAGTTTCCACTGCAATGTCACCTCCAAAAGCAGGAAGCCACTGACCAGATGTTGGATGTGATCTGAGGTAGAATGACATCCACAGGGGCTTTGCAGCCAGCCAAGGCAGGGTACACGAACTCCGAAAGGCACGGCAGGGACTCCTTGGCCATCTCTGTGATCTGGGATAGCACAGGCAGAGTATTAAATTAACTGTCACACGCtgaatacagggaaaaaaaatagaagagaaacATGAACCAAAGCACTTCTTACTAAACACTTCTTTGAGCTCTTAAATTTAAGGGTACGAGATCCTGGGGACAGAAATCCTTTGGTTGGAGTGGTAATGTGCTGGatagaaaaagaggaaaaaaatatctcaggGTGGTAGGAACTTAGTCAATGGTAGGAATTCAGTCAACAGCAGGAATTCAGTTAATAGTGAGATTTTAGCCCCTGAAACCTCAGAGTTCACTGGAGTTCAGAGTAACAGAATGAGTCAGGCTAAAGCAGTCTTGTTTCTTACACTCCTGATCTCAGCCCTTACAACAGTTTTCAAGTGACTACAAACATGCACCAAAGCCAGGCTACTCCTGATAAATACACAAATactggggacacacaggacaTGGTAACAGCATTCACCCTGACCTGCATGTTAGAGAGGATTTTAAGGCTTCTGGAGGAGGGTGAGGAATGGGATCTGATGACGGGACTCCTCCTGTCGATGTCGTCTGCCAGGCCCTCCTGGAAAATGGGGTTTGCAAAAGAGACTCGACGGATCtgaggaggagagaaggaggtGTTAGAGTGGGAGCTCAACCCAGCACAGCTTGGTGAAGTCACTCtgaggagacaaaaaaaatcagtttggaaTCACTGAAGCTCTTGAGCAGTCCAGGGAATGTTTCAGCCAAGGACAGACTGTGAGCATTCCCTCAGGAATCTCTGAGTACAACCCTGAGCATGCTGTTCCTGGTTTGCAGTGATCCAGGGTGCTCTGTTTCTAAATAAAACCCCTCACAATGGGAATCtgtcagtgctggcacactcCAAACCCAAACCTCACCATTTCTGTAAGACTATTCATAACAAAAACCAGTAATTCAACAGATTTGGAATGATTTCAGTTCCCCATCCCAGTTCTGCACCAGGTAGCACACAATTCCCATGGAGTACCTTATTGGCGGGTGACAGGGAATCATCCTCCTGGCTCCTCTTGACCCCTCTCTTGAGGATGCTGGTGGACGGGGAGGCTGAGGGGGACCACGTGCAGCGGGCCTGGAGGCTGGTGGGGCTTTCAGCCACCTGCACGGAGGGATCCCCTGCCACCTTCAGAGGGGAATCCACACTCTGATCTGCCAAGGCCACGTTTTCAGGCACTTTGATTTCAGTTTCCACCAATTCCTCCTTCATCTCCTGATCTGGAACGACACAAGTCTCTCCAGCAGGGttctcagcttctcctttaTCCTCCTGATTTCCCTCTAGCTCCTTCACCTCCTTTTCCTCAGGTTTGCTGTCAACATTCAGCTCCTCAGGGACCTCCTCCAGCTgtccattttcatttatttcctctttttctgcagctgctggttctTCCCCTCGGTCCCCTGAGTccaggcagctctccctgggctCTTCAGGAACACTCTCAGGCAGAACCTGTTCTGTTTGCTCCTTCTGCTCAGCAGGTTCCTTTATTTCCTCCATGGACTCGGTGGTTTCAGCTGCTGAACCCTCTAGattctcctcctccacccccaCACAGCTTCCCTGCAGGTTTTCCACATCCATCTCCTGCCTGTCCAAGCTGAAGGTGCTGGCTTCCTTGGGAGGGTGCAGTGGAGTGCTCATTCCACACGGAGCCAGGGCCAGCCTCTCCTCCAAATCCGAGTGCCCAGAGACATTCTGGACTGGGCTCTGAActgggctgctctcagcctcctccagctcagctttCTCCTTTTTGGACTCGGTGAACTTCGATTCAGTCACctgctgctttggctttttGAAGCAGCAATCACAGCTCTTGATTTTCTTCACCCTTTTGCTTCTCTTGTTGTGACACTCAGGGCTTTGCAAAGAGGAGGGCTCAGCACCTGGGACACTCGCTGCTGGGGCACagtcccctgtgctgctctgcttctcctcctgtttgctctcctctgctgctctcccatccTGCTCAGACACACAGGGGCTGCCCAGCGACTCCATGGACGCATCACCCTTGCTCTGCTCCACGCTGCTGTCCTCTGGATtctcagagctgccagagcccacagcttctccagcagctgcagcaatttcctgcttttccaggtcACCTGgctcagctggcactgcagcacctgTGCTGACCTCAGGCTCACCTTTACCGACCTCCAGTGGACTCTTAGTttcatttccctgggcagatcCCTCAAGGCTCttgctccctgcctgtccctcttTCAATTTACCTTCAAGAGAATTGCTTCTACTCCTCACTTTCACgggctttttcttctttgtgctcTCCTCCTTGCCCTCAGAGCTGTCAGCCTCGGAGTTTTCTATGCTGGACAGCAACCCTTGGGAAGACCTCCTGGTGTGGTACCGTGGGCGCTCCATCttctgccctgagctgctgaggctgccctgaccttccccctctgccctgggggcatcctctgccctcctgccgcctctgctgccctcctcctccaggcCCCTGCAAGCAGGAGAGTCCTTGGAGCTCCAGCCCTCCGCCCCTCTCTCAGGCTGGCTGCTCTCTTTTGTGTTTTCCGTCgttttcccaggaattccctTCTGCTTCTGGGATCCGTCACCTTTCCCCTGGGACGGTTTCTTCTGGCcagctttctcctcctctttcctcctgtcTCTCTTGGGGAGCCCATCctccttgtcctggctgcccgAGGAGCTCTCCACAGCCTCCGAGCGTCTCCGGGAGGAACGCcgcagctgcttctgctgcgGGGACGCTTGTGCCACCTGGCTGTCATCCCCTGGGGCCTGCTcggagcagctgctgctctctgggggGGTGTTTTCTTTCGAGTCCATGTCCAGCCCCTGGGCCTGCTCCATTTCCGCGATGACGTCCTCGGCTTTCTGGATGTCTGCTTCcgtggagagcagagcctgggagtgGCTGAGCAGGATGTGCTCCACAtcctgcactgcagagcccagctcagcactgctttccaggCTGTCAGGGGCCAGGGACTCCTCCGACCTGCTCTGGAGCTTGGATTtactgccctgcagctccatcctgctctgccGGCGCGTCACCCTGCGGGCGACCGCGGCGGGCTCGGGTTTGGGAGGGTTTTTATCTTCCTCTCCAGATCTCTCTGCTTTAGcaccagccttgctgccacCGCTGTTCTCCTGCGTGGCTGCCTCAGGAGgactcccaggctgctctgacacagagctcagtggggctgggctgaagggcctgctctctgcagccccaAATTTCTCCAGGGTGATGAAGGACTGGCGCCTGCTCACAGGCTGGGGGGTGCCAGAGATGATGCCACTGGAGGCTGAGCTGTTGGTGACATCTGAGGtgtcctccttccctgctgaggcctcctggggagctgcttcCACAGAACTTGTGGAATCCAACCCCTCTCCGACGGACGTTTCCTCTGCGATCATCTCAGCTGTCTCATTTTTGGCCTCCCCCTCGCTGCTGCCGGCTGGGCTCTCCTCTGAGTGACATCCTTCACTCCCCACGTTTTCCTCCTGTCCCAAAAACATCAACAGCAAAAGGTTTGTCCCTAGGAATCAAACGGAACAGTTGGACTCATCCTATGAATATAATACAGGAGTCAGCTCCACTTCTGGTGCAACAGAACACAACTCACCCACAAGGCTTTTCTAACCACCCTCCACATGATTTATTGTCTGTGTTTTGAATGTTATAAAAGCCACTTTTTAAAACCATTTACTCCCAAGCCAAAGAACTCCAAAAATGCTCCAAGTTATGCAGTATTTCACCTGGCCTGACTGGCACTACAGTTCCAAAAGGAATTCAGGATTTACAATCTTTACCTCAATAAAATACTGGGGGTGATCAGAAACTGCTCGCATAAATCCTCCCATTCTAACATCAAATACCCAATGATCCGGCCTAAATGATATTCCAATTAATGCTAAAGGAATCCATTATATAAAGCAGAACACAGCACTGCAATGGTGTTAAATTTTCTCTCACTTGGTGCTGAGAGTGGAAAACACATCACAAAACCTCTCCTGTTTGGCAGAAACTCTGATTTAGTCCCCATCAGACAATGGGAAATTACCTGAGGTTGGTCTGCAGGGTCTTCTTTGGCAATTTCTGCTGAAGGTGGCATTTCCCTAGAAGAGAATTACTGAAATCAGTGTTGCTGCCAAAGGAGAACCCTGAAATGACCACAGCTGGGCACCTCTACTTACAAAGAAtcctcctggctctggctgtACTGGGAAAATGAGGTGGTGTCCTGGGAAGCATCCAAGTTGTTGTACATGGCAGGAATGTCAGCCCTGGAACAACACCAGGAATGGAGTCAGACTCTTCTCTGGAATTTATTCTCTCTTTATTTCAAGGCCATTCTTATCAGCTGCATTAAATCTTTGTTTTTGGGGAATAAAAGCTGTGATTGGGATCCCCCTCTGCACAGAATTCACCACAGCCCAGAGAGTTCCTGCCTCAAGCCCTGCttacactgctgctgctgcctgagcacagaaaacacaccAATATTATCTTCTCAAATCAAAAGAGATCATTCTAAAGATTCTTTTCCAATCAAGATGAGTCTTGGGAATATCCTAATTCCTGACGTGCTGCTGACTCACGAAATCCTTTCCTCAGATTGTTTAACCCAATCTTTTAATTTCCATGATTtatgaaaaatgacatttttatttcacactCTGAGtcacaaagcaaaaatctgAACTCCAAACTCCAAAGAGTACAGAGAGAGTGTATTTAATCAGAGGAGGAAATGCAATTGCAAGAATAATTTGGCTGctttaaaacagcaaagcaaggaaCTCTCTTAGCTTTAAACTTCATAACTTGCATGGAAGAACAAGACTCAATGACCTGTGCTGGTGTGAGAAACAGGAACTGAAGTGAAGTCAAGCTCAGCTACTCAAGGAATGACATTGCACATTAAGTTTAAAACAACAAATGACAGACCTCTTTGACCTAAGCACTTCTTTCTGATGTTCTGTCAatattcttggttttgtttctggaGGAATAAACACAAAATCAACAGATTTCTCCTCTTCCAGAAGCGTCTCACTTGTTGTCTTAGCAGATGAAAATTCTAGCTTTAACTgcagaaagataaaaaacccAAGTCCTGGGTTAGGAATGAGAGGAACTGAAAATCAGCAATTTCTGAAGGACATGACCTGTCTCTGTGGGGGATCTGCCAACCCCAAAGcccaccaaaacccaaatcTGTCACAATCTCCTCAGAGTGAGGACCAAGGTTCTTTCCTGCCACCCTCCCCAAACCTCAGCACAGAATTCTGACAGGAATATTAAATCTGGGCGGCCCAAGTcggaaagaaaaagatttcagCATCCCCAAAGTCCTGATTTTGTCCTGAAGATCCTGGATTTGATTCCAGGACCCCTCTCTGGGCACACTTTACCTTTGCAGGTGTTGCATGCACGTTGCTGGACTTGTCTTTGCCATCGcttttggggtcagctgtctGTGCCAATATTGAATCCCGTTTCTGTCCCACCTTCACCTCCATTCCACTGATCTTtgcatccagctgggaattctCCATCTGTTCAGACAGAACCACACTGAATGCACTGTGGCAAGGAACTCCCAGCTCACAAACAGTCTGTGTTAAGTTCTAGAATAAAATCATCCCACGCTCACAAATTTCCTGTGAGCTACATAGAGGACAACttaaatgaattatttcaaattaatttctagaAGTCAAAATTTACAATGCAGGAAGTGGCAAAAACCAGCCGAGTCCTTTGACAGTGCTCACCCAGCAGAGTTTATCATCCTGAACATGAAACCACTGCAGGACAATCAGGTGAAAAATCCCAGCTGACCTTTCACTCCCCGCTGAACAATCCCCACGAAATCCCAACAAAACATTTACCAGGTCAGAGAAGGGCCCACTGCACTCCTCAGACACCTCGATGCTTTCaaacccaggcagcagcagagggattttctttttggctTGGCTTAGCACAGACCTGCTcgacagcaaaaaataaaaactgattttagCTTTATGGGAGGGGAAAGGTGCagaagaagagcagcagctggcagtaAAACCATGCCCCAGCTTGCACAGGGAACCAGAGCGGTACAACAGCACTTGTGAGCTCTTTCTGAGAGGATGCAAACAATGAAAAGCCGTTTCTTACTTGAGTTCCTCGGGGTAGGTGAGGGAGGAGGCCTTGGCAAAGGTGCAGTTCCAGAGCTGGGCGCTCTGCTGGCGGATCTGCTTGCTCCTGTGCTGGAAGGCCACGCACAGCacggggctgagctgctgcaggagctcagtgtCACAGGAGCCCGGGCAGTGgcactgcaggcactgcaggatctctgccagcagcttctccagctcgGGGAGAACAAAACACAGGGCTTTTAATGGAAATTCTCAACCGAAATCTGAAATATCTGAATTGtaagttaaaaattaactttatttttacagcCCGAAATGCCACATCGCATAGAAGTCCCAGAGCTGAGGGCTCCTCACGTctagaatttaaattttaaattttaaagaatttaaaaaattaaatctcaaccctcaccacattttttttattattattacagaaGAAATAGCAGAAGTCTGCTGTTCCACATCCCCCAAGCCCAGTGATTTCTGCAGCAGATTTACCTTGTTGTTCAGGTTGCTGTAGACTTTGGGTACCTCAGGGAGCCTGCCAAAACAAATCCAATTCATTTCTATTTTGCTGTCTCATTTATCTCAAACATAAACTTTAACAGACAATAGATTCCAGCACTGCACACTGCTTTTAGTGAGTAACTAGAAGGAATCATTTTGTGAAATGAGCCT
This genomic interval from Motacilla alba alba isolate MOTALB_02 chromosome 7, Motacilla_alba_V1.0_pri, whole genome shotgun sequence contains the following:
- the RIF1 gene encoding telomere-associated protein RIF1 isoform X1 is translated as MSAPGPEPEPAAPGPGPEPAPAAPEPNAGSSLGPLLRTLQDPGAPPGELTDAHLTIVSRLSGEGGKAFTADFRKHFPQLCKVFKAHISSPNLELSNAALQALGFCTFNSNNTAELSGTEMQELLAAVNSVAVKSSDKNTRTRALWVISKQAFPPEIVRKEVSNILSTLETILTKGEVQSVVVEYEALNVIIRLMEQAPAQMGEEAVRWAKLIIPLVVHSAHKVQLRGATALEMGMPLLLQKQQEVAAVTEHLMTTKLISELQKLFSSKNETFVLKLWPLFVRLLGKTLHRSGSFINSLLQLEELGFRSGSPVVKKIAFIAWKSLIDNFALNPDILCSAKRLKLLMQPLSSIHVRTEALALTKLEVWWYLLMRLGPHLPSNFEQVCVPLIQSTLSVDPAAAFPGTPSRPNNPSLGSATPGQKPGALLFVSPGTPRMAVSSSSAGGQLFPSIQLLGMEMLLHFLMGPQVVDFAKQNKLVLSLEPLQYPLISSPSFFCKHASTLINAVQDGFIAIGKEVPDCLLNVIWKDINGYVKTAIEAGNKKEKQGSEILTLLLQALKNTVSSNALPVPRVLSLIDITVRELPPKVLGSPAYQVADMDLLNGTPALFLIQLPFRNNLLPCCVLDERFFGILEALVGFALSGPTSALAFSESVLCVIAQSAAQVGSKEHLWRMWSIVVNPLTDWINQNNEVNQGDALEHNFSAVYSALLLPVSHIFPTQGFPQPTLKSLLRSWSDLYRAFARCAALVATAEENLCCEELCAKILSGLEGETPVVFSMLEGLTHLVSVMVDCINFAPYGTKFQPKNRSPQTPTDWAKKKKEPLGKLSSLFKLLLLLLNSFHELSGGEQHAEALLALGPALLGALHAAIGRIALPSLLGAALATFSQPLALFYQKTKLPEVPKVYSNLNNKLEKLLAEILQCLQCHCPGSCDTELLQQLSPVLCVAFQHRSKQIRQQSAQLWNCTFAKASSLTYPEELKSVLSQAKKKIPLLLPGFESIEVSEECSGPFSDLMENSQLDAKISGMEVKVGQKRDSILAQTADPKSDGKDKSSNVHATPAKLKLEFSSAKTTSETLLEEEKSVDFVFIPPETKPRILTEHQKEVLRSKRADIPAMYNNLDASQDTTSFSQYSQSQEDSLEMPPSAEIAKEDPADQPQEENVGSEGCHSEESPAGSSEGEAKNETAEMIAEETSVGEGLDSTSSVEAAPQEASAGKEDTSDVTNSSASSGIISGTPQPVSRRQSFITLEKFGAAESRPFSPAPLSSVSEQPGSPPEAATQENSGGSKAGAKAERSGEEDKNPPKPEPAAVARRVTRRQSRMELQGSKSKLQSRSEESLAPDSLESSAELGSAVQDVEHILLSHSQALLSTEADIQKAEDVIAEMEQAQGLDMDSKENTPPESSSCSEQAPGDDSQVAQASPQQKQLRRSSRRRSEAVESSSGSQDKEDGLPKRDRRKEEEKAGQKKPSQGKGDGSQKQKGIPGKTTENTKESSQPERGAEGWSSKDSPACRGLEEEGSRGGRRAEDAPRAEGEGQGSLSSSGQKMERPRYHTRRSSQGLLSSIENSEADSSEGKEESTKKKKPVKVRSRSNSLEGKLKEGQAGSKSLEGSAQGNETKSPLEVGKGEPEVSTGAAVPAEPGDLEKQEIAAAAGEAVGSGSSENPEDSSVEQSKGDASMESLGSPCVSEQDGRAAEESKQEEKQSSTGDCAPAASVPGAEPSSLQSPECHNKRSKRVKKIKSCDCCFKKPKQQVTESKFTESKKEKAELEEAESSPVQSPVQNVSGHSDLEERLALAPCGMSTPLHPPKEASTFSLDRQEMDVENLQGSCVGVEEENLEGSAAETTESMEEIKEPAEQKEQTEQVLPESVPEEPRESCLDSGDRGEEPAAAEKEEINENGQLEEVPEELNVDSKPEEKEVKELEGNQEDKGEAENPAGETCVVPDQEMKEELVETEIKVPENVALADQSVDSPLKVAGDPSVQVAESPTSLQARCTWSPSASPSTSILKRGVKRSQEDDSLSPANKIRRVSFANPIFQEGLADDIDRRSPVIRSHSSPSSRSLKILSNMQHITTPTKGFLSPGSRTLKFKSSKKCLITEMAKESLPCLSEFVYPALAGCKAPVDVILPQITSNICARGLGQLIRAKNIKTVGDLSTLTALEIKTLPIRSPKVSNVKRALKGYHEQQVKSRVFEESTVLEDAEKPGNDVEEKSLSGDEEKLAADLVDTGSSSEQPPVDLLGQVQALAAQLSSEDLQGYSGRQLLEVQEKLLGMASCITRTLQARGHCPPQQGPE
- the RIF1 gene encoding telomere-associated protein RIF1 isoform X2; this encodes MSAPGPEPEPAAPGPGPEPAPAAPEPNAGSSLGPLLRTLQDPGAPPGELTDAHLTIVSRLSGEGGKAFTADFRKHFPQLCKVFKAHISSPNLELSNAALQALGFCTFNSNNTAELSGTEMQELLAAVNSVAVKSSDKNTRTRALWVISKQAFPPEIVRKEVSNILSTLETILTKGEVQSVVVEYEALNVIIRLMEQAPAQMGEEAVRWAKLIIPLVVHSAHKVQLRGATALEMGMPLLLQKQQEVAAVTEHLMTTKLISELQKLFSSKNETFVLKLWPLFVRLLGKTLHRSGSFINSLLQLEELGFRSGSPVVKKIAFIAWKSLIDNFALNPDILCSAKRLKLLMQPLSSIHVRTEALALTKLEVWWYLLMRLGPHLPSNFEQVCVPLIQSTLSVDPAAAFPGTPSRPNNPSLGSATPGQKPGALLFVSPGTPRMAVSSSSAGGQLFPSIQLLGMEMLLHFLMGPQVVDFAKQNKLVLSLEPLQYPLISSPSFFCKHASTLINAVQDGFIAIGKEVPDCLLNVIWKDINGYVKTAIEAGNKKEKQGSEILTLLLQALKNTVSSNALPVPRVLSLIDITVRELPPKVLGSPAYQVADMDLLNGTPALFLIQLPFRNNLLPCCVLDERFFGILEALVGFALSGPTSALAFSESVLCVIAQSAAQVGSKEHLWRMWSIVVNPLTDWINQNNEVNQGDALEHNFSAVYSALLLPVSHIFPTQGFPQPTLKSLLRSWSDLYRAFARCAALVATAEENLCCEELCAKILSGLEGETPVVFSMLEGLTHLVSVMVDCINFAPYGTKFQPKNRSPQTPTDWAKKKKEPLGKLSSLFKLLLLLLNSFHELSGGEQHAEALLALGPALLGALHAAIGRIALPSLLGAALATFSQPLALFYQKTKLPEVPKVYSNLNNKLEKLLAEILQCLQCHCPGSCDTELLQQLSPVLCVAFQHRSKQIRQQSAQLWNCTFAKASSLTYPEELKSVLSQAKKKIPLLLPGFESIEVSEECSGPFSDLMENSQLDAKISGMEVKVGQKRDSILAQTADPKSDGKDKSSNVHATPAKLKLEFSSAKTTSETLLEEEKSVDFVFIPPETKPRILTEHQKEVLRSKRADIPAMYNNLDASQDTTSFSQYSQSQEDSLEMPPSAEIAKEDPADQPQEENVGSEGCHSEESPAGSSEGEAKNETAEMIAEETSVGEGLDSTSSVEAAPQEASAGKEDTSDVTNSSASSGIISGTPQPVSRRQSFITLEKFGAAESRPFSPAPLSSVSEQPGSPPEAATQENSGGSKAGAKAERSGEEDKNPPKPEPAAVARRVTRRQSRMELQGSKSKLQSRSEESLAPDSLESSAELGSAVQDVEHILLSHSQALLSTEADIQKAEDVIAEMEQAQGLDMDSKENTPPESSSCSEQAPGDDSQVAQASPQQKQLRRSSRRRSEAVESSSGSQDKEDGLPKRDRRKEEEKAGQKKPSQGKGDGSQKQKGIPGKTTENTKESSQPERGAEGWSSKDSPACRGLEEEGSRGGRRAEDAPRAEGEGQGSLSSSGQKMERPRYHTRRSSQGLLSSIENSEADSSEGKEESTKKKKPVKVRSRSNSLEGKLKEGQAGSKSLEGSAQGNETKSPLEVGKGEPEVSTGAAVPAEPGDLEKQEIAAAAGEAVGSGSSENPEDSSVEQSKGDASMESLGSPCVSEQDGRAAEESKQEEKQSSTGDCAPAASVPGAEPSSLQSPECHNKRSKRVKKIKSCDCCFKKPKQQVTESKFTESKKEKAELEEAESSPVQSPVQNVSGHSDLEERLALAPCGMSTPLHPPKEASTFSLDRQEMDVENLQGSCVGVEEENLEGSAAETTESMEEIKEPAEQKEQTEQVLPESVPEEPRESCLDSGDRGEEPAAAEKEEINENGQLEEVPEELNVDSKPEEKEVKELEGNQEDKGEAENPAGETCVVPDQEMKEELVETEIKVPENVALADQSVDSPLKVAGDPSVQVAESPTSLQARCTWSPSASPSTSILKRGVKRSQEDDSLSPANKIRRVSFANPIFQEGLADDIDRRSPVIRSHSSPSSRSLKILSNMQITEMAKESLPCLSEFVYPALAGCKAPVDVILPQITSNICARGLGQLIRAKNIKTVGDLSTLTALEIKTLPIRSPKVSNVKRALKGYHEQQVKSRVFEESTVLEDAEKPGNDVEEKSLSGDEEKLAADLVDTGSSSEQPPVDLLGQVQALAAQLSSEDLQGYSGRQLLEVQEKLLGMASCITRTLQARGHCPPQQGPE